One Salminus brasiliensis chromosome 5, fSalBra1.hap2, whole genome shotgun sequence DNA segment encodes these proteins:
- the prpf31 gene encoding U4/U6 small nuclear ribonucleoprotein Prp31 yields MSLADELLADLEEAGDEGEDGLYPVGEDEESDGEGRERVANGGLEDIPEEMELDYSGTESVSSIAKLRNSKSFSEIMEKISQYVGNPRKNTDVSGPVEADPEYRLIVAANNLTVEIDNELNIIHKFVRDKYSKRFPELESLVPNSLDYIRTVKELGNNLEKCKNNETLQQILTNATIMVVSVTASTTQGTLLGEEELQRLEEACDMALELNQSKHRIYEYVESRMSFIAPNLSIIVGASTAAKLMGIAGGLTNLSKMPACNLMLLGAQRKTLSGFSSTSLLPHTGYIYHCDVVQSLPPDLRRKAARLVSAKCTLASRVDSFHESADGKVGYDLKEEIERKFDKWQEPPPVKQVKPLPAPLDPSRKKRGGRRYRKMKERLGLTEIRKHANRMTFAEIEDDAYQEDLGFSLGQLGKSGSGRVRQAQVNDATKARISKSLQRTLQKQSMTYGGKSTVRDRSSGTSSSVAFTPLQGLEIVNPQAAEKKVAEANQKYFSNMAEFLKVKKEGSDKV; encoded by the exons ATGTCTTTAGCAGATGAGCTGCTTGCAGATTTGGAGGAGGCAGGAGATGAAGGCGAGGATGGACTGTATCCAGTAGGGGAAGACGAGGAGAGTGatggggaggggagagagagagtggccaATGGGGGATTGGAGGACATACCGGAGGAGATGGAGCTGGACTACAGTGGGACAGAAAGCGTGTCGTCCATAGCAAAGCTACGAAACAGCAAATCT TTTTCTGAAATCATGGAGAAGATTTCTCAGTATGTGGGGAATCCACGCAAAAACACAGATG TATCTGGTCCTGTGGAGGCAGACCCAGAATACCGGCTCATCGTCGCTGCCAACAACCTGACTGTGGAAATCGATAACGAATTGA ATATCATTCACAAATTTGTTCGTGACAAATACTCCAAGAGATTCCCAGAGCTTGAGTCACTGGTGCCCAATTCCCTGGACTATATTAGAACAGTAAAG GAGCTGGGAAACAATCTAGAAAAGTGCAAGAATAACGAGACTCTACAGCAGATCCTTACCAACGCTACCATCATGGTGGTCAGCGTCACTGCTTCCACAACACAGGG AACCTTACTGGGTGAGGAGGAACTCCAGCGATTGGAAGAAGCATGCGACATGGCTCTTGAGCTCAACCAGTCGAAACACAGGATCTATGAGTATGTGGAATCCAGGATGTCCTTCATCGCTCCTAATCTGTCCATCATAGTTGGAGCATCTACTGCTGCAAAGCTGATGG GAATTGCTGGAGGATTGACTAACCTGTCTAAGATGCCAGCGTGTAACCTGATGCTGCTGGGCGCTCAAAGGAAAACCCTATCTGGGTTTAGCAGCACCTCTCTACTCCCGCACACCGGCTACATCTACCACTGTGATGTGGTGCAGTCTCTTCCTCCG GACTTGAGAAGGAAGGCAGCACGTCTGGTCTCTGCCAAGTGCACGCTGGCCTCTCGTGTGGACAGTTTTCATGAGAGTGCTGATGGCAAG GTTGGGTACGACCTCAAGGAGGAAATTGAGCGGAAATTCGACAAGTGGCAGGAGCCACCACCCGTCAAACAAGTCAAGCCCCTTCCAGCGCCACTAGATCCCTCAAGGAAGAAGAGAGGGGGCAGGAG GTATCGTAAGATGAAGGAGAGGTTGGGACTCACAGAGATCAGGAAACACGCAAACAGAATGACATTTGCAGAG ATTGAGGACGATGCATATCAGGAGGATCTGGGCTTCAGTCTGGGTCAGCTGGGGAAGTCTGGCAGTGGCCGAGTGAGACAGGCGCAGGTCAACGATGCTACCAAGGCCCGCATTTCCAAATCCCTGCAG CGAACATTGCAAAAACAGAGCATGACCTACGGTGGGAAGTCTACAGTCAGAGACAGATCTTCAGGAACAAGCTCCAGCGTAGCATTCACCCCTCTACAG GGGTTGGAGATTGTCAATCCACAGGCTGCAGAAAAGAAGGTCGCTGAAGCAAACCAGAAGTACTTCTCCAATATGGCAGAATTCCTCAAGGTCAAGAAAGAGGGCAGTGACAAAGTGTGA